In Ciona intestinalis chromosome 7, KH, whole genome shotgun sequence, the genomic window AAAGGAATGCTGAAAAAATAGGAGTTGGTAGTTAATAAATATTAGGTGTATGTGTAAGCAAGCCGCAAGCGCATTATATTCTGACATACATCCAGATATTCAAACTGTATGCTACCTGCCTGGGTAGGCTAGtagtttaaaactgtaacTGTATTACATGATTTGTAATTTTATGATTACCAAAGCTTTCTTGTTTTCAAAATACCTACTTTGCTTTCACTCTTCTGTGCAGCATGAGGGACAATGATCGGTGATTCCAATTTCTCCTTAAGGATCTCATCGCGCTTCCCGAGTGTAAAAACTGTTGATCGGTTCCGCATGGCTGGTTTAGATGAAGAGAAGAATCCTTTTCTTGATGAATCTTCCGTGGCCATCAAATCCTCACGACCTGCTGACTCCtcaaactgtcaatcaaagaaaaatattagactttaaaacacaacattttgGTTTAATGGTAAGTAACGACAATAAGTATAAGCAGCAGTTTTTCTTCATTGTACAGTTCTTTATAATTGTACTtaagttttcaaatttgtattACTTTAAtgattaattaaacaacaactaTTACCTGAAGTTTCATGATTCTGTTGACGTAAGTTTTGAAATATGATAGATAAACTTTACTCAGTGTATCAACATATTCATCCCGTACCTCACGTGCAACATGACGCTCATTTGAAAGCAAAAACTCATAAAAGAATCTAAAATTAGGgatacaacaaaaacacatgtTATATTAGCAAAATACCAGTTTAGATGGAATATACAACATTGGGTGATAGTGGCCTGAAATATGTATGGCACAAAAATATGGCTGAAGATTTACAAATAAGTTGAGCTAACCTGTTTTTTAACATGGCATCCTGACCAAGTTGATAATTACTCATAGGTTTGCGAAAAGAATAAATCTTAGTTAGAAGAAATTCACGAATTTTTGCAATTGCctgaaacaaagaaatattactaaataaaatatatgctcAAGAATTTTCTGAATTTATGTCTTTTGTTCTAACAAATAAATGTGATTTAAGTTAAGTTTCTATTATCTGGTTATTTAGTCACTTAATTGTCATATAGAGTAGATTCATTTactttaacttactttaaactttaatttttcagtAACATCTTGCACATCTCGACATGCAGCTGTTTCATTATATGAATGTTGTTTaatgaagtttattttatggtttaaCTCGTGAAGCTGCTCTAGAAATGCTCGCTCTGTCACTGGGCAATCCAAGATTTGACTAAACAGATATAAAAGTACAAGCGTTATGTTAGACTGTTTAAAATCTTAATTTCCAGAAAAGAAGATGTGCTATCGGTTAATTAGTGGGTTAGAAGCTGCAAGGGCAATCAACCAAGAGCTGCTAGTAAAGTGGCACAAAACTTCTGccataaatttgatttaagctaaaagtataaactatttattttattgcatacATATAAGAAAGATTGTTTCTAAAtggatttaaataatattccaCAATACAAATATGGACAGAATATTTAGTGTTGTTCTGCCAGAGAACACTATGACATACCAAGTACTGTGCGgattaccaacaaaaaatataattttttaaaaagcacgTACTTTATCATTAGTTCCGGTACAGCCATTTCATCCACCAGTTGACTTAATTCACTTTTCACAGCCTGTCGGTTCTTTAACTTGATATTCATTAAAACAGATTGTTCTTGTAGGCATTGAATTTCAGCGCTGATGCTGCTAAGATCATGTTGAAAACCATGCAACATTGATTCCATTCTCTGTTGTGTACGTCAGTTTTAACAAACGTTACAAATTATTCAGTCTTGGTGTTTGTTAAGCCACCATCATGTATCATGCTTGTATTATTGGTATAAAGAAGCTATAGTGTGAAAAAGTCCAATGCCTAACTTATGGTAACCTCTAAAGCGACATTGCACCCAGAATGGCCCacagtaaaaacataaacttttaacattattGTCTTGTCATTAATAAACTGTTACTGTGTTGCAACTAATGCCATTATGAAACATGCTTACTACATCCAAGAGTACGAGACACTGCATCgcatatatttaaaaccatGGCATGGCTATGGCGAATTCAATATTCTCAAAACAAATGTCTACTTTTAATAATGCTCGTATTTTTCGATCAACTTTGTTGGAAAAGCAACAACGATGACGGACAACAATGCaccaattaaaaacattattgcaACGCAACATAAGGTAGATTAAgatatgtttaaaactcaGGATTACGTGGTTTCCTAAAAAACACTGCTTTGTAAATAATGTCAAACGCTACTGTGacatatatattcaattttgGCCATGCTGCTGTGATGGCTTTATTGTAATTAGGCCAGTCTAACAGAACTGAAAAGTTTCATCATAATTTCGCAGCAGTTTCACATTCTGTGTATGACTGACACTTTATGCAATCATAtggactactgggttggaggaaCAATTGCTGTAAATGACTTTACCAGAACAAATACGCACATTGAATACAGTTTATAAGTAATAAAGCATAAGACAACATTACCTCCAATATCCCATCACATTCTCCTATTCGTGTATGCAATCGAGCTATATTAACACTTTCAGTAACATctgttaaaaagaaacaaaaaaaattattctttatcAAACAAACAgcagttattattataaaaacttacaatCCGCTATTGAAGTGTTTTCGACAGCTTGCAAATCTTGTTCAATCTGTTTTGCATATTCACGCAAATCAACTCCCTACGAAAACAATATGAACAAAAAcagtaaacaatatttattatagcAAAGTGGTTGTACCAACGGGcacttttaatataaaataaatgcaacaaaacTGTTAGTTTAAGACAAAATTGCCACCAACACATTAAGATAGGTCTACTTAATATTTCTGTGTTAAACCAGAGATGCATGAACTGATGAACAATTGTTTATGTTTCTCTGGTTAAaccattataaaaaaaaatttcaaccgtaatattaaacaatttaaacaagaaTCAGAAAGATTGAACTTTCCAATCTCTCCCTTACACAGTAAAATCATgacattatttataattatctAATCTAACTTTAGTTTTACTTACCGATTCTAAAgctttttttactaaatcaTCTTCTAAATTCTCTTGTATATGTTCtgaatattacaaaaataaaagaatggtAAAGTAGAGAAAACACATTCACTCTTACCATCCACGTTATCAAGCGCATCTTCTGAAGATAAGTCAAAGTTTTCTAGATTTATTGCAAAATCTAAAGCTTCAGCTTCATTCATATTACTTACaccaacaaacaacaacaacaaccccGAACGAACAACCTACGTGTTCATTTACGAACTTTTAGTTGTGTACATAAAACAACTAAGCTATCAACCGACTGTCTACACTCTACACCATTTAGTCAGACcgtaacattttatttttattattaaggATAACGGCTCGATTGATTtgaaaccacagaaataaaataaaaaatataacgcGCTTCTTCAATGTCGGTGAAGAAGAGAGCTGTAGCAGTATCGGAGAAAAAAAAAGGAGAGAGCTGATACACTTTTTTTCAACGGTCACGTGGCCGCAAGGCggtcccgtttactattgcaGTCAATGCGATCTAGGGCGTTTTATGcagttttttttcgttttttgacctaattttaagttataggaaaaaaaataaccatttccaaatatatatatatatgtataaatttctaacaaaccgtttgtttgaacgtttttaattgagtgtattaaatgtttaaatttctaaaacaagCGCTAAACTAAAGGGTAGGCTAAGCGTTAACCTATAGGTAataccagagccatagaattACCGAGTAGACCAACCCATTTTTACGTAAAAGataaattgaacggcaatttgggtccaaaataaacagtaggtatagggaaaatatCTGTTTTTCGGTAATTGCAGAAAAAACTTTACCAAAaagcaaatttaaaggttgaaaatgtaaaaatcatgtgttatttgttttccgtgtcaaaaaaaagtcaaaaaaatagaattgaaagcggttgatttgcgacattttagtcattcaGAGaggctaaatttatatattttttctaaaaaatgtttggtagggtaaataaaagctgttttacaccttcccacaaaaggaaagcacaaacaaaacctaataaacatgtttatatacggaatCGGACTATGCTTTGGATAATACGTATATGTACTGTATTAGTAGTTGGTCAGTAGTTGGTAtagtattattataataaacagcTATAACTTCGTAAAACCACTCTGCGCATATCTATATTACAATGGATACCAAatgaaatggggacggagttggcggtcacgtgaatagaaataAGAATAAATCACTGTTTTGGGCATTTGCGGATGCTactctttttattttcgtgattaaaaccatattaaaCACGTATGCGTTAATTCTATATATACCTACTGCttcttttgcttttttctatGTTCGTCAGTTTTAACTACCGTTAACTAACTACTAAAAAAAGGCACAGTTACAATGACTTGAACCTACAGTTGCTTTTGTCTTCAGTTGTGGGGCAATCGATCTGGCCATTGCTGCGTTacactttgtaaaattataacattacatTAAGAGCtcagatttttattttatttttgcagtgCATTTATTAGAGCGAACATCCATAGTGCTGCGGCAGATGTGCCAAATTTCTACTCTTTTGGTATTTCCGCACGTAAGTCCTCGACTTcatccatgttttcatttggCTCTTCATTTACTtgatctaaaaaaacattaccagCTCAATGAGATTTGCTTTTTCCGACTTACAGCACTCGTGCCCACACAATAAATGTATAACTAtttatttagtgtttttttaaaccttgtGCCTGTATGGCTGCtcaattaaacttgtttaccTTCAGATATAAGacaagaaataaatgaaacatgttCTATATTACCCCAAGCTACTAACTAAAGTATCCTTCGGATACTGGGCGATCGTTCTTGCAACTATGGTAACTAACATTACTTTAAACGTTCCAATACACACCTTCTTGCGGTTGTTCCTCACCATGCTCTTCGTCGCCAAAGAAATAACAACGTCTGAAATATGCAATgctataatatttgttttaatttttaacatatatacacataatatGTTTCGTAGCGTCGAAAAACGACGGATCACTAAGCTTAAATTAGGGATAACCACTGttggtaacatgttaaaaatcaTAGCTTTTGAGttagaaaaagaatgtttgaACCTGATTTTTAAAGCGTTTAATATTGTTACTGCCCCGACTTACACCGCCTGTTTTGGTAAAGTAACACCTGTTGTACGAATCaataattaattgttttaagtttgGGTCAGTAAAAACAGTTATGATAGTACTtattcgtggtatcaccccAAATCCTTCATATATATTGATTTGGGCAATATGTGTTTAAGGGTCTTGTCTCCACCCACGTTATAATactatgggggaagatggaataCTGTTAACACCCAGAAGagttcctgattgtgttttgtacaGATAAAATAGACTTTTAAAGTtggaggatacggtttcataattctgtaaatagttcttgtttactactaaaaggAACGTTAAAagcaaataatattatttcccATCATTTACCGCACACTTATACCCGACTATATATAGCATGATATCTTTGTTTTGCACTTTTCATTGTTAACTGCATAACGGACGTTGGTGGTGTATGCGGtttcacaaattttaatttctcacCTTCTAGTCCAGTAATAACGTCTTCTGTAGAAATAACGGCGACGATAGTAAAAACGGCGTCTGTAGTAAAAACGTCGACGATACGACTCGCTGAAGTCAACCAGCAGCATGCAGACAACGAGCAAACACAACAAAGCTTTCGCATTCATCTGAAAATACAGCAGCACATTTATTACAACGCACAATATTTAACTTATCAACAGCAAACCTTATACCCTGTATAGTTGGCTGGTTGGTATAAGTTGAATATGCCTCACAGCGTCTAAATTTATATCTTATTGAAGCGAGGAACCGAAACTTAGTAAAGGAAGAATAGAGCTATTACGTGGGGACAAATCCGCTGCTTTTTCTTTACAGATTTCTAAACCGAAAATATCTTTTTCCGCTTTAGAAGGAAATTCTGTTGCAAATTTAGCATACAACGCACGCCTACCGCTGCTGCAAAGGATGTGGGTGTTTTGAACCGACGCGACTTTACGCTGTTCATATTGTTGTAACAAAGAAAAGAATAAAGTTATGGctgatattgttttatttgtagataAACAACCAATATTATGATATCGACTAGTCAGCGACATTTTCCTACCAGAGCGAAATGTGGTTGTATAAATATACCGTGgggttagatgggacaccttatcaggcacatatatatatttaaatgttctgatcgtgttttaaacgactAACAACGTCTATGGGAGCtattaggatacggttttgccCAAATAACTCATACGCCCGATTATATAGGCATAACTTGTTagtatattcaatatattacGTTTAACAGCACACAACTACAACTTTCACTAGACAAGAATAATATCTGCGCAACATATTGGATGACTTGGtgcatttatttttgctaaacaaaactattaaaaGTTTATCCAAACAAACGCAAACTCGGCGGCAATGAGTTGAAGACGAAGTTtccatacaataaaatataaaaaaatctcccaCCCAGCAccataatttcaaaatatttttcttgatAGCTCGCTACGTGACAAGTACTCTAAGCGCAGGTACATCAAATTTAAACCATTAGTTTTAAGGTTAACATATATATGCAAAAAGTTAAAGCAAATACTTTTAAGCTcttaattaaaagtaattgtCAGTTCGTTGCTAATTACgcagttttaaaactcatCGACCCTAATAAAGTTTACGATATATAGgaaggaagatgggacaccttgtcGGAAAagacttatattttaattttctttttgcgGACCCCCAATTAatgatattaataaaaataatgtttaatataatatagtatataacaacattaatataatgtaggtaacatgttaaaaactatagcagcaGGACAAGGAAAAGAATGCTTAAACTTGACTTTCAAAGCGTataattttgtgttatttacgttTATTCCTAATGATAAGCTcacttattgataaaaataaaagtgtttttgattttgtgAAATTTCTTCTGTTGTGCGAaccgctaaataactcctcgtgtgcttaattttttttgaattgttgttaattaataaatgtatgatAGTACTTATTCTTGGTATCTTTAATGTCGCATAATCCCCCAATGTTCCATACATTAGGATTAGTTTTCATTCAAGATATTTAAGACTTGAGGTGACAGAATTAGTTTACGGGGAGGTGAGAACGATCAAAAAAGTTCGACGTAAAAGAATACATGACAAAACTAACGTTTCTAATAAAGTGAAATCCCATATATATAGCGTTGTTTTTTTCACTATACATTATAAAGTGTAGATACATTGGAACGTCTGTTTAACCAAACTACATCGACAATATAGACGCGATAAAAATCagaatgattttaatttatgtaacAACTGTATTGGTTATACATTTCAAATAACGGTTTTTGAATACGGCGTGGAATAATCGTGGcaataaataatacatttgCAAATTGATCTAAATTTTCTAAGTCACACATTTAATTACTTAGTGGTCTTTCCCAGTCTGGAAGTCGGCATAGCTTCATTCTTTTCATTCTCCTCCGTAGTAgttgtataattttgttaatatctttttttaaattatcatcAAACGGGTCCAGCGACACTTTCTTCTTTCGTTTGAAGTTTCCCGCCAAGTTTCTTTTCAAACAGGCGAGTCTGTTTTCAAGGTCTGGCGGTTGCACGCCAATGAATTTAAGCATCTTTCGCACTTCAGTGATTGGGTCAAGTTGTAGATCGTCAAACAAAACTATCAGTTTGCTGTTATTTCTTTCGACTAAATTTGTGTAATTTCCGATCCAAATTTTCCTTGAATATTCAACGTATCGGAACCATTCTGTTAAACATctcgttttaaataaaatttgtatttaaataagagagCAGAGCTACTTTATGAAACGCGCGTCAAAGCTTATtactgtgtttaaatattaaaaaaagtatgttaaatagaacagtatatttttaataagtaaaaaatgcgaaTAAGGTGATATAAGTTTGAATGcttgctaaatcatagtaaagccaaaaaaattgtagttCGCGAGTGTGAacgtttaaacttttatagtttcatagcttgaaaaaaaactttaatttttcgtaaagtttaattttgtctcattaaactagttttagttttgtaatgaaactgagatataagcatgaggAAACTAGGCAGGAGTCaatatggttttaatttgGGATAAAAAACTACAGAAGATATAccgtttaacgttatataagGTACgaggcaaagaaactagcacaacctgttaaactcggtaggtatACTACAATTTGTATAATActgttaatgtaaatatatttcaatttgatATGCTATCTTGCCCcatattgtagttttgtattttttgccaaactttgaaaggtttactttaaattatatattttaaaccctATATGTTAAGATGACACTATTACACTAATTtcttttaaagatttaaaatttaaaaactgtttttgtaaAGAACCTAtctaacaatataaaacaagaaCTGTTCTGCGAAACGTGATTGAACGAATGTTCCCCTCGTATAAGCATGGTGGACGTATACATCCAGTACTTATATTTATGCAGTAATTAGGAAGAATAAACTGTACTTTAAACACCTAACAATAGCGCGATGTATAGCCATAAAAGGAAATAGACAACTTACTTTGGCTTAAAAAATCTTGAACTGGCGCTACTCCGGTATGATCATCACCGCTGTTCCACCTGTTGAATTCTGCCACGAATGACTCGTATGGATTCCTTAGCAATAAAATGTACCTGGGGAACAAAGTAAAGAAGTCAACGTCCTTTCTCTGAAAGTACGGATGAAACTTCACTGTAAGTGTAGTGGCTTCCATTGCCGATTCACCCTCACCGAAAAATCctgtttaatgtatttgttttaatttagtttgCAAAGTAGGCAAACGTACCTTTGCTGAATAGATCTTCGTCTATATACCAACTTCCAGTGTATAATCCAGTAGAAACTTCGAGAAGATAACGAACCCAAGTATTACCAGATCCAGGGTGACTTACCAAGCCTACTTTATTCAGGGGAAACTCTTGGTTTAGAAACCTTTTACTACCGCACGAATCTTCCACAAGGGTGCGCCAGACAGCCATCTCGGTTGACGAACGACATGAATATGTTTCAAGAAATCTCGGATGCACTGATTGCATCATAATTTGTTTCGGTGGGTCAATTGAACTGCAATTAATATAACCTAATTTTCGGACAAATACGGAGCGTTTACTACAGCATAAAGAATGAATGAGtataattaattaatcctCGTGTTGCGGGTCTACGACAGTAGTGGTAACACAGATACTTTGTTTCCATACACCATGTTAAAtttcttaatattttgtaCCATATTAATGGTAACATGGTTGCCCACTAGGTTAAAGCAGCGACTGTCAATTGCGTGTTTAAGAACACCCCGCATGCCCAACGGCAGAAGCCTGGAACACCGCGCGTGTCATCTTTTGGTAAAGATGCTGGTGCGCTTATCACAAATCCACGATGCCCGGAGAAAGGATATATTCACACTTGTCTATGCATATTCCTAATTTACTCACAGTTTATCAAAACTGGTACAAATGCATACACCATGTCGCGGTACAATGGCTAACGTGAATTTTCCTTTTTCACATTCGACAATGCAGAGCGCTCGAGTCATTTTGAATGAAACCATCTTCTTTAACGTCATTTCCTTCATGTTGGTTGGGCGAGGGAAACAACCGATGGTCGATTCCGAAATATTTTTCGGCTTTTCTAAAAGTAAAAGCCAATGGCGgcataaaatacattaatgcacatttatatgttttaatgaaCCAACCAGTGCATGTGGATCCTATTTCGAAGAGATGCAGAACACTGTATTTATATGGCAGAGTTTCTTCGCAGCTAACAATGTCAACTTTAATTGGTATTAGTAGATTAGTGCAATAACACTTTTCGTCTAGAATTGCTGCCAGTTTGTAATGTCTGCGTATAAacaatgttgtttattattaatttccttttttaaaaacaaagtgttCGTTCAAGATCTGACAAGATAAGTGGCCGTACTTGTTCTTACCGCCACACCGTTACAAACATACCATCGAAAGTCAACGACCACGCACCCTTGGCACGTGACCACGTTTAAACGGAGTGGAACATGATGTAACCAAATAATCAACGAATCGTATTTTTCTTGATAATTAACAGTTTACCAAGTTGTTATATGGTTTAGTAAATAGCTGTTGCATTCAAGTCTATGTAGATTGTAGATAATATAATAATGAACTTACCTTTTAAAGCAAAGCAACAAGCATTCTTGTGTTGAAATCTTCTTTGCCAACAAAGCTTTAGATTTATTAAAGATATCTTTGTCTCTTTGAAAACTGATGCAACCGAAATCTCtcactaaaaataattttacaacaaatattttttgcttaaatttATGGCGGTAAATGAGAGTGGCACCACACCAATGTGTCTGCTAGcgcatattatatatttaatttagatatatatatgttacctTGACAACGAAATTCCCCttcctttttgtttttttgcggCATATGCGGTTCATGTTGTGCTTGATGAGACGCCCTCATACCAACTTTACTTCTCGTAAATCTAAAACAACGTATAACACAATCTTTGAACTATTTAAAGAGAAACAGCTTCAATATGTACAATAATACGTGTCACTGTAACTTGTATTGTTTATAATGCAGTATAGTCATAGTTTAGTTTGATGTAAACTAGAGTTAGATTagtttaacataatttaaatataaactcacAATTGCTGATTATTAGAACAATCTTTGCACATTAACAACACAACAACTAGCAAAACAGTAGACAGAGATGCACATAAACTCCTTAGAGCTTTTGATAGTCGCATGATATTTCATCAATTTTTcacattaaaactaaatttgtaAGATAAACCCGTCCATTAAAGTCGCTGTATAAACCTATATGCTATTAGGTTTTCTATAAAACGTCACACGAGTATACGTTTCGTAAATTGCCTGAGGGAGAATATAGTTAAGGATAGAAGAAAGTATAAAGTTGAGTGGTGACATTTCACGAAAGTAATGTTTATCACGGATAAGGTTAATAAAACATGGTTCTAATTTTGTTGATCGAAAAAATAATCTGATTATTAGGATGACAACACTActatagatatatagtagggtggggaaatacgggacacatttggcacaaattatctaaatatcctgatctcgctttaaacaagtaacaacggtctggTGGAGTGGTTTCCAAACTATGGTACGCGTACCACTAGTGGTAGATTTTCAAACGCGAAGGTCTCCCAACTCGTACGCGAGCACCTTGTCAGGTTTACACCAAACGATCGCGAGGCGTTGCTTTACGCGCGTACTAAGTGAAAACATATCTATACTGCGCATCCgcgaaaatgcattttaagcACATGCAGGCTAAATGTTCAAGGTGACAATCGATATTATAACGCAAATAATTACCGTGTGAATTGtaattatgtcgtaattaattgccaggtcaaacaaccgctattatgatgcaatgaatccacgtgtgaatttCTACTATTGCGtaacaaacatgctgcttggttgaggaaaacatcgtaaatatacagcagtgctacttctgaAATATtcttaggttgtttattaccgccTGTTGCTCTGTAAtaggcaagttacatttattttaccacaACTGTGAGAAAGGCAATGCCAAGTTTGCGTGTTGCGTAATCGATCCAACTTTTTGACCTGGAGTCTGTATGAGAACGCTACACGAAGCAAAAATGGTACCCGAGTTaataaagtttgggaaccactggcTATGGGTTTCGTGAGGAATCGCTTTTACATTGGacacgagaaaatagaataaaaagtgttcACCACTGTTTGAATGctaaacaacaataatatCGTCCTTTGCCGCGCATTTTGTTGAACCgtgaaaatatatatcattgtTTCTTCAATAATCCAATAACACCCATAAAAAgagatttttaaaaaggatCCCACCTTACTCTACTAAATCACTGTATAAGTTCTTTTGTCAGCTTACAAGCTGTTTTATGCAGTTTGCTTTgagcaaaaaatatatttgcgacttcattaaaactttgcaattaatatttccaaatcttgAAACAAGTGCCAAAACTGAAACTGCCGTGTTGGATGGATGCATCAGTTTTCAAAATGTGTGTTGTGGATTCACTGTTATAGCATAGGAAATGTATACAACGATAATTATACGTTACAAACTTAGAATTAACGACTTCTGGGGGTTTGTTGATTgcttatattattaatacGCTGACCCAAACGTTAAGTCAGAATGGTTGGTGCaacaatttttagtttttcgtaacgttttaaaatcaaaagaatagtaatgtatttttataggTGTAGCAGCAACGAGGCAAAACTTGCCACCCATAATTTTCACTGCAATCATCCCCCACTATATTGCCAGCCGTGCGGTATCCCTTTAAATTGCACAGTGATAAAACATAGTGAAGCGATTAGACATTTTGAAAGTCACTTAAAGAATCTCATTGAGCTACACTGCAGTAAATAAGAGAACACGATCACAAAAAAACGGATTCAAAATCAGAACATTTCAACAAACACAGAGAATTTCAAACAAACTCATTTGCTTCAGCTTGATCATTATATTCAACCACCTCCACAGTTTCATCCAACATATCACTGAGTTCTTCCGAATTAAACGAAGCTTCTGCCAACGCTGATGCGTCAGAACTGCTACTATTGCTTGATGAAGAATCCGATGACGAGCTTCTATCGACGTCATCACTGCGAAGGTAACTAGGTATTATTTGATTTGTTACAACATCATGACACAACCACCTTGGAAATAATGTCATTTCGGTAGATCGAACGCATATACGGCGATCATAAGCTAAGGATGCGCAATAAAAAAAGCCCGAAtttatataagatatttaGACCCTGTGATCAGGGATTTCTTGTTATTTGACTTATGAAAAGagtatcacccacaaagttacttagTAATAGTAAATAACACGAACGAGGTGTGTAAACACCAATTCATAACTTATCTAAAGATACCAATACACATATAACACCCGAACACAATatgcaaattatttatttgtctatatatttttaaacacacaGATCGTTTATAAAATACCTTGATTGCCTGAAGATATTATTACAATGTTCTGGATGACTAGAGTCGAAAAGTTTATGAAGAGTGGTTCGTTTTGATGATCGTTTTCTATCCTCTCCAACCATATCTGAGGTAAGACCGACATTTTATAATGGATAGTAAGTTTGAATGAGTGGTCCaagttttcaatgttttttatcgtcccattcgACAGtataacaaagaatatttgttaaaCAGTTTGACACAATGATAATCCTCACGAACCACGCGGTATTTTTA contains:
- the LOC100176467 gene encoding vacuolar protein sorting-associated protein 52 homolog, with product MNEAEALDFAINLENFDLSSEDALDNVDEHIQENLEDDLVKKALESGVDLREYAKQIEQDLQAVENTSIADYVTESVNIARLHTRIGECDGILERMESMLHGFQHDLSSISAEIQCLQEQSVLMNIKLKNRQAVKSELSQLVDEMAVPELMINQILDCPVTERAFLEQLHELNHKINFIKQHSYNETAACRDVQDVTEKLKFKAIAKIREFLLTKIYSFRKPMSNYQLGQDAMLKNRFFYEFLLSNERHVAREVRDEYVDTLSKVYLSYFKTYVNRIMKLQFEESAGREDLMATEDSSRKGFFSSSKPAMRNRSTVFTLGKRDEILKEKLESPIIVPHAAQKSESKHSFESLFRSQHYALLDTCCREYLFLCDFFMLSSSAAQDLFNAILGKTLALFLKHVDTHCSECHDAIALFLCIHIVYKYQVIMTSRDVTSLDNYWDTVKAILWPRFEHLVKMHTRSIVDCNVHNLSSIDIRPHYITRRYAEFSAAVVRINENYPNPKVEQVLSQLQTEVQNFILRLAACFSDRKDQLVFLINNYDMMLSVLMEKTTEDSKESESFQQLLNSRTQEYVEEILAPHFGGMMAFVKDCEVVLESGQTDRLKVFEQKVVPLVQGFAAGWRTSVDLISREVTRSFTNFKVGSTIVQAAFTHLIQYYHRFQKLFTQHPFKTMPAKSDLVNMHLIMVEMKKYKPNF
- the LOC100178779 gene encoding WSC domain-containing protein 1-like; this encodes MRLSKALRSLCASLSTVLLVVVLLMCKDCSNNQQLFTRSKVGMRASHQAQHEPHMPQKNKKEGEFRCQVRDFGCISFQRDKDIFNKSKALLAKKISTQECLLLCFKRHYKLAAILDEKCYCTNLLIPIKVDIVSCEETLPYKYSVLHLFEIGSTCTEKPKNISESTIGCFPRPTNMKEMTLKKMVSFKMTRALCIVECEKGKFTLAIVPRHGVCICTSFDKLSIDPPKQIMMQSVHPRFLETYSCRSSTEMAVWRTLVEDSCGSKRFLNQEFPLNKVGLVSHPGSGNTWVRYLLEVSTGLYTGSWYIDEDLFSKGFFGEGESAMEATTLTVKFHPYFQRKDVDFFTLFPRYILLLRNPYESFVAEFNRWNSGDDHTGVAPVQDFLSQKWFRYVEYSRKIWIGNYTNLVERNNSKLIVLFDDLQLDPITEVRKMLKFIGVQPPDLENRLACLKRNLAGNFKRKKKVSLDPFDDNLKKDINKIIQLLRRRMKRMKLCRLPDWERPLSN